The sequence below is a genomic window from Uranotaenia lowii strain MFRU-FL chromosome 2, ASM2978415v1, whole genome shotgun sequence.
aggtctaaaataaaataaagaaaattatttgtAAGAGGAGCAATCGATAAACTTGTTCTGTTGAAACCTACCTGTTTGAAAGCAATCGTCGGAACGTTCTTGAGGCCACCCTTCAGAAGCTTTTCCGTTTCATCTCCATAGTTCCTGAGCAAGCTGCTTCCCTCGGTTGAGTTGGCGCACGTTTCGATCGTTTCGTAGTTGTGAATCTCGAAGGCATCGGCGCAAGCCTTTCCGGGGAAAACGCCATCCTTGAACTGGGCCCGCTCCATCAGACAGTTCACATACTCCAGAACGAGCGCTTCCTTGGTGTTGTTCGGTTGATACGAGTTGCCCTGGATGTGGTACAGAGCACAGGCATGCACCTTATTGCCGTAGCACTCGTTCGGACCATGGTGGCAATCGAACAGCACATCCGATCCCTGCGTCCGGTAGGTGGACTTGCCGAACGGGATAAATTTGAGGTCCAGATTGCTGCGGAACTGCTTGGCCACCGGGTACAGCTGCTCGTTGATGAATTTGGCACTGTCCGGGCAGAGCGATTCGTAGTAGATGTTTACAGGGACCTGTGGGGAACAGAAGATGGATTAGAATTGCTTTTGGTGGGAGAGTTATGTGAGACAAAGATGAAAAACTTTGTTgtattttcaatcgaaaacgttgaATTGCAATGAAAGAGAAACGATTTCTTTGACCATACCATACCATGCCGGAATTTGAGAGTAAAAAAGATAGAAATCTCCGTTTAAAGATGTTGcgacgtattttttttttgtttgggagaGGGTCCCGAATAGATCTAACAAATGGTCGTTTTGATCTATTTGGGTATTACCCCGCGCTACTAtgtttactttgctatgctatttgacacccctgcactattggttgaagttgcagatgtttaccggtagcactatgAGCACAAACATATCAAGGTAGGATCTctaagtgcaatctaagttcccttgaaaagatccatccacattcATGTGCTGCATTATTCATTAAGGAGTACCATTCCAAGGTATACCCCGCCTAACATTTCACTAATGCTGAAAACCGCCAACCTTGATCATACTATGTGTTCTAGGGTATTTCacgaccgagattcgatctcatgagcGTTGGCTTAGAAGGCAAagacgctatcctctaggccacgatctgctagCTACACGATACGATATGATGCATGGCACACAAAAATATAACAGCTTTTGGATGATGTCTATGCAGACTTCTTttaatggcgaccgtcaaaaaaatgaaaattgaatttctatAATGTACACGCGTCTATTCATCAATAAATACACTTCTCAATTTCCCAGTGTAGATCTTACCGAGCTGTTCTTTGAACGGActtgttgtggccatgaaaagccattggacTGTACTCGAGAGGGCTCTTGGCAAAACTACCACTGCTTGCCCTTTCCCCTCCTGGGATTGGGCTTTGACAACCCCTGGTGATTGCCAAACAGTAGAGGCAGATCAAAAGACTGTCtgcctggaggccaaggccggGTCGATGTGAGCGCTTGGGAAACTACCACTGATTGTCcgctcccctcgtgggattAGACCTCAAGAaacaaccacgcatggttgtcccatcagtggaggAAGGTCCTCTtgacgctgcctggcggccaaggctcgggggaatctcgatcgcctggttgaccgagatccaaactCTTTCAGATGGaggggctctgaaaagagccgattgtggcagctggacccGGGAGCAGGGCGTCGGAACAAAGCAGCGAAGAAGCACAACATACTTTTTCTTGACTTACATACTATTTATTTTCTCTAACTTATTTCTACTATTTACACTTTTCACTTCCGTCCCATCTTGACGGTTTGGCGGTTTGATAACGACTGACTCCTAGaggctttgttttgttttgttttgttgttttatttgggattttaagcctctagggtttattcatcccatagACTCCTAGATGCATTAATAATacgcccttaaataggctgacGAGCAAGCACACAACCACGTGCTCGCGCCAGATAGAACCGCCTAGAACTATGTTGCTTAAAGTGAGAGCAACTGTCTTGCTCTCTCGGTGCGGTGCTCTCGCGTCTAttctcagtccgcttgtcggactgaacaggactgaaatgtatttttttgcattgtttcagtacaattttctcattttatgcATTTGAAGCCCTGGAGTAAAGGTGCATAAGAGttcatttcgagaaaacacgcattttaagttgttgtgtttttgGCCATGTcccatatttttcgaaaatatgtaTTATCTTCAGGAGGGATGGATCCGAAAACGTTTGTCTCCCGGAGGATCCGAAACGTTTTGCTGCTGGAAACTGTAAGTCTCAACACCTCCCCTGAATTTGCAGATTGAGAACGATGAACAGCTTCGCATGCCTCGCACTCGGTGATGCTTTCATGGACACATCAGCTGGCTGGTCCTCAGTAGAGATATGAcgcaaagatagctgaccgcttcttatgatgtctctgatgTACGCATACTTAAAATCCAGATGCCTTATCCGCTTACGGGTTCGCGCCTCTTCCGAgtactggatgcaagggatgttgtcctccattaacgtgaGAGGAGCACTAACCCTCTTCACCTAGGAAGTGGTTAGCGAACCTTCCTTCACCGCATGGCGTAGGGCTCCAATATCAGCTTCGGTCGGTGAAAAACTGACCGTCTGCAGAAGTTTTGTTGACCACGAtttccgaagatcatgtaagcatagcctgatacagatcttcgatcatcggagtcaCCAGTAAATCCGATGAATGGTTCCGATTTCACGTTTCTGCGGAATATCAACGTCGCATCAgtcgtacctcgaaggtatcgcagaatacgcttaAGGCCTTGACAGTTCCTATCCAACGAGCTGGCTTGGTACTTGCTCGCAACCGTCgcacagatatctggtctcAAAGATGTTTTGTAGACAACCGATGAATTCCTTGAACGGCGattcggtgataacctcacgatcgttcagcttcgtccagcgAACATTCTTGTTAAGCGGTGTGCTTGCGTGTTTACAATCGGCCATACCGTATCGTTGTAGGTAGAACCTATCCGGAAATCTCACATGATGGTCATCTTCAAGAAAGTCTTAACTTCATGGAGATCCTTCTTCTGAAATAGCCTTCCAAGCTCGGGTTCGATCCAGATATCCTCTGAAACATCTTTTCCGGCAATCAGAATGTCATTCACGTACACGATGACGAAGAGTCCCCGTTTATATGATCGGTTAGTGCAGCAATTACTCTTCAATGAATAGAAACCAGCTTTCGTCGTCGAATTGCTGATTCTCAGCAAAACCGTCTTGCTTTAAGCCGTACAGACTTTTCTTCAACTGATCGACATTCGATTTACCGACGTCATCGTTTGGCAACTGCATGAAGCTAACCTCTTCTAAATTTCCATACAGGAATGCAGTTTTGACGTCCATCTGATGAGCGACCATGTCGAATTCGTTCGCCAACGCCAAAATGGTACGGACATTCTCCATTtcaacccattcgagacggaggccttttTGCGACATCCGAACTCATTATACTTTACTCTTAGATAACTTCTATGTTGttggattttcatcaaaatcaactCACAATACATTTTGCCTAAACTTTGCGGATTTTGTTGGTATagggatatatttttttcgagcaatatTAAACTCACACTGGATCATTGTTCCAACAAAGGCATAAATATTCCATTGCACaaacggtgtgcaatcggtctcgagCGGGTttaagggtgtccacgatgaaattgccacactatgctcttactttttaaccgttgggtagaatttaataaaagtttgggtggatttagttcatagtgcattgtttacatcctgcaagtttttaAGTTCTGTGATAAAATCTCGAGGAAACGGAGTTGAAAgcacagctcgtgcgtgatattTAGCTACCGGAGCATATGTTTCCCAATAGTTCAATCCGGGTCTTAGGGAACATCCTTTCGCGACCAATCGAGCCTTGTAGCGACCATCGTCCTGCACAGTGAACACTCACTTTGACCTGTAACCCGGGGATAAGCTGACCGCTTCACAACTCTTGTTCTCCATCAACGCTGTCATCTCCTCGTTGATGGCGATCTTCCAGGAATGTTCTGGCGCTTCTGCTCAGTGATGTTCTGAGCTTCTCCTCACCAACAACAGCGGcgacgttagccacgtagctcTGACTTTGTTTTAGAGCTGGTTCAGGGGTGACGGCATCTTgtccatcatcgtcatcgtctggGAATACCGCACTGCTCTCGTAGACGCTCTCGCCGTGATCATCAACCACCACAATGTAATCCACAGTGCGATCGGGATCAGCAGGCACATTGGCTTACCGCTCAGATGTGTATTCAGTTATTTGTATATCGGCTTACCgctaattttttttgggatgcTCGCACATCGACTTTCTGCTCGGATGTGGGCAGTTGTTGTGGCCGGTCTTCGACAGGCTTCTCGATGGCCCTCTCTGCAACAGCCTCGTCTGGCCCTGGCTCCAAAACGCTGGGAACACGTTGCGATGAATCTCGATGAAACTGTTCGTACCATTCCAAACTCAGTACCCGTTATTTGCGTTAcccactaatcactaatcactaatcgtacttccatggccagaacttatgtctgagtcccaaagaataataagcgtgttttattattcttcttgtctttgttcatgtttttaatcattttaacataaaaaaacatcaaaatgatcaaaaacataaaatggttgggcctaccatggagcagagaacgcaaagacatctggaacacaggaacaggaagaaacgtggaccaccagtaccatacgtttcgaaggggatcgttggaagcatgctaagaaaaatgctccgtgatgaaaataacatgctAAATGTAAAGTAACTACACCAATCACTAGAGCCATTCTTCatcggctggaaatgatttatttggtacacagaaatcacaaaacttaagactaaaaatctttttaaaaatttgatatattcgatgaacgtttttttaatttacttgtATTTTTCTGCTTTGAACTGTTTTgaatttcagtgtacaatcatttctggtcttagaccaaggataaagcgcctttactcgctcttgaaaataaaaaagaaacgggAACATTAATAGAACATTAAACCTATCGAGGTCTGTTAAGACCTCGAAAGGTTCTTCCAATATTTTACCCTTTTAAGAGGATTTGATAGTGAGATAACTTCAAAACCTCTCTgcaaataatgaactttcagttTTAAAAGTAGGTGATTGTATTCAGtttacttatcaaaaatgtaaatcttatatgattaaaaaaacattttgaaaatgcatacatttaaaaaccatcaactagtgcataaatgaaaaaaatataaaggcgAAAGATTGGAATTGGCTCACCGGGGTTTGGCTCTCGTTGGGAATCACTATCATCTTTAGTCCT
It includes:
- the LOC129741134 gene encoding GILT-like protein 1, coding for MEDNIPCIQYSEEARTRKRIRHLDFKYAYIRDIIRSGQLSLRHISTEDQPADVSMKASPSARHAKLFIVLNLQIQGSFCSPQVPVNIYYESLCPDSAKFINEQLYPVAKQFRSNLDLKFIPFGKSTYRTQGSDVLFDCHHGPNECYGNKVHACALYHIQGNSYQPNNTKEALVLEYVNCLMERAQFKDGVFPGKACADAFEIHNYETIETCANSTEGSSLLRNYGDETEKLLKGGLKNVPTIAFKQTFDSDNQNLAIQNFRAALCKNLNPSPVECRNIPGSAPVPMVSSIGLVGLVMTVILTRLF